The Pogoniulus pusillus isolate bPogPus1 chromosome 27, bPogPus1.pri, whole genome shotgun sequence genome segment TGGTGTGAAAGGAGCTAATGCATTGCCAGGTTATTTAATCTCCATAAATCACTAAACAATATTCAGCTGTTATTTACATTAAAGCAACATCTGATGCCTCTGGGTGGAAACATGGAGGAGATTCAATATTTGTCCTACATTAAGTGAGCAGACCTAGGTGAGTAAATTTACTCtgacaggtttttttttgcctaatcATATTAAGCCTAAAAGAAAATGCAGGAGAGGTTTGCTGGAGCATTCAGAGCTGTGGAAAGCTCTTGGTTCCCCACTGTCCCAGCTCAGGTGCCTCGCAGCTCCCACCTGCTCTTGCTGATGGTGGTTTGTGATGGGGGTTGCTCTGTCATGGGGCATGCTGCAAGCCTGGTTGAATCTTCTCAGACAacctgagagccttctcctTGTACCTGGGTATGGTGACACTCAAGATCTTCTGTAATTTTAAGCACATGCTTAAATTCTGTTATCTTAAGGCAACGTCTCACCAAATAGGTGTATTGAGATAATAATCAGCTAATTAATTAATGATTTTAGACCATTGAGCTATTGCCAGTTTCATCTTGGCCTCTTCTGGCTGCTAGCTTTGTCAAGAGATTAGATTTGTGGGAACTTGCTTCAAATCAAAGGTTAACCTTTTTAAGGCCCAGACTCCAGATGGGCTCTGGCTCCTGAAAACTTAGCCCAAGCTTTGAATGCAATGGGCTTGGGCTCACTGATACCTCGGCTGGTGACTTATGAAGCAGCAGAGTACAGGAGAAACCCTGCAGTGACTGACCCTGCCCTTGAGCATCCACCTGTGCAGTGTGGTCCCAGTTCAACAGCACCCAAACgtggctgcagcccctgcatcCTTCcggccagctccagcccagcccaggcgcATCCTGCTCCACAGCGGCTGTGCAGAAGGGACCAAGGGCTCCCTTCAGCCCACCTCTGCCTCCCAGTTCATGCTGGCAGAGCCACCACTTCCTTTCCTGTCCCTGTAGCCCgcaggaggagaggacaggCAGCTCGCACGGAGGCGACGGCAGCGTGATTCAGAGGCACAGCTGCGGGGCTGTGGGAATAGAACCCTCCCTGCCTCACGGGCCGGAAGAGAATCAGAACAAACGTTCTtcagagaggaggagcagggtggCCAGGCCAGAGTAAACAAGCACTGAGAgaagggggtgggaagggggcCGCGTGTCAGCCAGCAGATGCTAACTGGCTGCGGGGAGGACAGTAATGGGTTTCTCATGCTGTCTTTCTGGCAGTCACTGGTTCTTCACATCTCCAAAGCCTGATCCGACTGCAGCTTTGATGTTGGCATTTGTTCCATTTGCACCCAAACTAGCTTGAATTTTGCTGTTTCAGGTTCCAGACCTGTTTGTGTCTCTGAGCATCAGACATGACCTTTGTTTTATTGGCCATCAAAGTGTCCAGCTCCTCAGGTTAGAAGAGGTGAGGGGCAGCACATAGCTCTGCCCCTCTCGACTTGTCCCTGAGCCACCACAGTTTCTTTGTAACACATCAGAGCAGCAGGTGCCCAAGGAAGATACTCACTTTAAAATCTGCATCTTTACTACCAGTTCTGGTGGGTCAGCAGAGCACAAGCATTgtttgacagcagcagctactcGTGGCTCTGTGGTTTAACCCCACCGATGGCTTCAGCAGCTGTGTCTTACAGAATCACGAAGTCAAatacagcagcagtgggagccaATACCAGCCCTGGGAGCTGGACAAAGCTGCCCACATCAACACTGTTGATGGAGAATGCACAAAAAAAGGGACATCAATTTGAGAGAGAAGATTCCAGTGTCTCTGGCTCCTGTCTCCATGCTGGATGTGAGATTCTGAGTGGAGACACAAACTTTCTCCTAAGTCCCCTAAGCAATCCATCAGCAGCAGTTGCTTTCAGTTGCTGGCTCAGAAAAGTCTTTTGGGGTGTTTGTTATCCAGCCACAACAAGCTGACATGGGCTGCAGTCTGGCTTGTGTGAGCCAGGAACTGCAGGGTTTGAGATCCAAGCAAGAATCCTGATTTCCAGACGTGGGCACTTCCCACCTTAGTGTATGAGGCAGCATGGGAAGGGGCATCACAGTGTGggactgctgcagcctccagtgtgaggccagcactgctcaggcataAGAGCTGCCCAGGCTGAAGCACGCTGCCTGTGGTGTAGAAGTTCTAAGTGTGTGGTGATGCTGGGTAAGGCCCAGCAACAGGTCAGGTCAGCCCAGAAGTTCGTGTAGCCCAGTAGCGTGTCCCAGCGTGCCCAGTAGTGGATGCTTGGAGCAGGAGAGTAAGCTGGTTATGGAGTGAGCCTTGCCCCTGTTCTTGCCCAGCTTTACTTGGTGGTTTAGGCTCATGCAATGATAAAACCTTTTTTAAGACTCCAAGCCCTTCCCTCCCAGGCCAGGCTgtttgtgggcagggctggtgcttGGCACCTCTCAGGAATAGAAAATGAATCACCTCCCCAGATCACTTTGCgtaggcacagagcacaggtgaGATTTTTTTTACCCCTGGGGTGATCACAGAGGTGAGGTCCCTGCGTGGGTGAGGCTTTTGTGGCTGTTGCCAGaatgctgctggctggctgctggttTGTTTAATGGCTCTGTCTCGGCTTTGCTCTCGGTGCTGCAGGTATAACAGCCTGGTGACCGGCAAGCGGGCAAGAGGACTCATCGCTGTGCTCTGGCTCCTGTCCTTTGGGATTGGGCTGACTCCACTCATGGGATGGAATAAAGCCATGAGTGGCTGTCCCAACGGCACCAACGAGACAGGGGCTGCCATGGGGCCAGAGCAGCACGGCTGCTTCGTCTCGTGCCTCTTCGAGAACGTGGTCACCATGAGCTACATGGTGTACTTCAACTTCTTCGGCTGCGTGCTGCTCCCCCTCGTCATCATGCTGGGGATCTACATCAAGATATTCATGGTGGCCTGCAAGCAGCTGCACCAGATGGAACTGATGGGCAACTCCAGGACCACGCTGCAGAAGGAGGTGCACGCAGCCAAGTCTCTGGCCATCATTGTAGGACTTTTCGCCTtctgctggctgcctctgcaTATCTTGAACTGCATCACTCACTTCCATGAGGAGTTCTCCAGATCCAAGCCCGAGTGGGTGATGTATGTGGCCATCACCCTCTCCCACGCCAACTCTGTCATCAATCCCATCATTTATGCCTACAGGATCCGGGACTTCCGCTACACCTTCCGCAAGATCATTTCCAAGATCCTCTGTAAGTCAGAAGACTTCCCCAAGTGCACCACTGACAACAACCAGCACCTGACTGTCACCCACATGAACTCTCCAGTAGCCTCTGTCACCATATGACCTTCACATCTCACAGCCTAGCACTGCCCTTGCCTGTGAACTCCcagaggagagctcagagctgaccACTACGCAGCTGTACTTTTGGGTGTGGAACTAACGTAGTGAGTGCCCCTTAGAGGCACAACCTGACCGGGGAGACTGGGTGCAGTCCCCCTCCACTGGAAGCCCAGGCTGCCTGAGTgcttctgtttcctttccagGTCAGCCACTGACTGTGGAAGACTCACCTGCTGGGGGTGtttcccagctgtgctgctcatgaCACCTCCTAGGatctttattttaattattattattttttaaaatcctCTGATTCGTTTAGGAGTAACAGTGGTGTGTCTGCTTCTGAGTTGGTCTTTGAGTCTACACTTGCCAGCACTTTGGTAATACCCTGATTATTCCATCAATTGTCTGATGCACTTAGTATTCTCCAATGGGAAAATGTCTTACTTAGCCCAGTTGCCAGTGTGAGGCTGAATCTGTGTTCCAGGTTCTGAGGGACGTGACTGTAGGGATGAGAAAACAAGAGCAGAACTGGGCTGCTATTTTTGGCCCCAGTATGGAAACCCTGAATaggaaagagaaatattttagTAGAGCTGAGAGCAGTTTCAGAGCCAGGGGGTTTATTGCCTTGCAGTAATCACTTTGGCctacaggagcctgcagcctggtGCTTCAGGTTTGCTTCCCAATCCGTTTCCGACAGGCGAAAGGCAGAAGTGCCCCAATGGGCTCAGCTAGTCTAGGTCAGGCTCACTGACGTTAGTGCAGACCCTCCCTTGGGGGCATCATCTCCACAATTAGGTTTTTGCTCCCAGGTCAAAACGTgacagctgtgcagtgctgtagctggatgctgcagctcagctgactCCCAAAGCCTGgtcttgctgcagctgctgtgcaggagctgggagggttcTTTTTTGTaagactgatttttttctttaaactatTTTTAATCCTGACCTGCACCAGCAGCAAGAGACTGGAAGGGAGCTAATTTACTTGAGAAGCTAGGATGCCTTGACTTGCATCC includes the following:
- the ADORA2B gene encoding adenosine receptor A2b — translated: MNGSSSSPWTLAMDTVKTTYIVLELIIAVLSIAGNVLVCWAVAINSTLKNATNYFLVSLAVADIAVGLLAIPFAITISIGFQVDFHSCLFFACFVLVLTQSSIFSLLAVAIDRYLAIKIPLRYNSLVTGKRARGLIAVLWLLSFGIGLTPLMGWNKAMSGCPNGTNETGAAMGPEQHGCFVSCLFENVVTMSYMVYFNFFGCVLLPLVIMLGIYIKIFMVACKQLHQMELMGNSRTTLQKEVHAAKSLAIIVGLFAFCWLPLHILNCITHFHEEFSRSKPEWVMYVAITLSHANSVINPIIYAYRIRDFRYTFRKIISKILCKSEDFPKCTTDNNQHLTVTHMNSPVASVTI